Proteins co-encoded in one Sphingopyxis sp. BE259 genomic window:
- a CDS encoding DUF3035 domain-containing protein: MNRTTAILAASILATTLSACGSNNLFNRDRPDEFAVSRQAPLVVPPDFSLAPPAPGTVRPGGESTAEQTLRALFGGPSARSPNEAAVISSADGARADPGIRSQVGSPDTQVVDKGLVTRDILAAPEGDGRDAQAAIPGA, encoded by the coding sequence GTGAACCGGACCACCGCCATCCTGGCCGCCTCGATTCTGGCCACCACCCTGTCGGCCTGCGGCTCGAACAACCTGTTCAACCGCGACCGCCCCGACGAATTCGCGGTGTCGCGTCAGGCGCCGCTGGTCGTGCCGCCCGACTTCTCGCTGGCCCCGCCAGCCCCCGGCACCGTCCGCCCCGGCGGCGAATCGACCGCGGAGCAGACGCTGCGCGCGCTGTTCGGCGGCCCTTCGGCCCGCAGCCCCAATGAAGCCGCGGTCATCAGCAGCGCCGACGGCGCCCGCGCCGACCCCGGCATCCGCAGCCAGGTCGGCAGCCCCGACACCCAGGTCGTCGACAAGGGCCTGGTCACCCGCGACATCCTGGCCGCCCCCGAAGGCGACGGCCGCGACGCGCAGGCGGCGATTCCGGGGGCCTGA
- the lspA gene encoding signal peptidase II → MTSSRSPHLRFGLLIAAFAFILDQVTKWVVITPLSLEAKREIEIIDIFNLTWAENCGISLSMFSDCNDTTRWTLVAVTAAVAAAVGIWMTREKARGDVIALALILGGALGNIVDRVRHGFVVDFADLHFGDFRPFLIFNVADACISIGVLLLVARALLFGEKAASTGGSPSSD, encoded by the coding sequence ATGACAAGCTCTCGTTCGCCGCACCTGCGTTTCGGCCTGTTGATCGCGGCCTTCGCCTTCATTCTCGATCAGGTGACCAAATGGGTCGTGATCACCCCGCTGTCGCTCGAGGCGAAGCGTGAGATCGAGATTATCGACATCTTCAACCTGACCTGGGCAGAGAATTGCGGCATTTCGCTGTCGATGTTTTCGGACTGCAACGACACCACGCGCTGGACTTTGGTCGCGGTGACCGCGGCGGTCGCCGCCGCGGTCGGCATCTGGATGACCCGCGAAAAGGCGCGCGGCGACGTCATCGCGCTGGCGCTGATTCTGGGCGGGGCGCTCGGCAATATCGTCGATCGTGTCCGCCACGGCTTTGTCGTCGATTTCGCCGACCTGCATTTCGGCGATTTCCGCCCCTTCCTGATCTTCAACGTCGCCGATGCCTGCATCTCGATCGGGGTGCTTTTGCTGGTTGCGCGCGCGCTGCTCTTCGGCGAAAAGGCGGCCAGCACGGGCGGGTCGCCGTCCTCCGACTAA
- a CDS encoding glycerophosphodiester phosphodiesterase family protein — protein sequence MMADANTDWATALEPPPRKPLRRGTKIALWLFAALVAWLTLSNASFLAPAPTGKAKLIAHRGVYHLYDKRAAVGRDTCTAMHAYPPEHEVFENTPESMRWAVGLGANMVEIDVAPTRDGRMVLFHDWTVDCRTDGTGATRDLTLAQLQALDIGHGYTADGGKTFPLRGKGIGKMPTVEDGLAALPVHPILFNFKSKNPREADQLFAIIKASGRDSQELGDAFYGHQGPVKRMRQLLPANWSFDLKREAMPCTKDYVAYGWTGIVPASCRNGVLAIPINYQWAFWGWPDRLIARMDSVGARVIVFGPYERGKSNEGLTTPQQLAKIPASFNGYIWVEDIRAVGPALRPRQK from the coding sequence ATGATGGCCGACGCGAACACCGACTGGGCCACCGCCCTCGAACCCCCACCCAGAAAGCCGCTCCGCCGCGGCACCAAGATCGCGCTCTGGCTGTTCGCCGCGCTCGTCGCCTGGCTGACCCTCAGCAACGCCAGCTTCCTCGCCCCCGCGCCCACCGGCAAAGCCAAACTCATCGCGCACCGCGGCGTCTATCACCTTTATGACAAGCGCGCCGCGGTCGGCCGCGACACCTGCACCGCCATGCACGCCTATCCGCCAGAACATGAGGTGTTCGAAAACACCCCCGAATCGATGCGCTGGGCGGTCGGGCTGGGCGCCAACATGGTCGAGATCGACGTCGCGCCAACCAGAGACGGGCGCATGGTCTTGTTCCACGACTGGACCGTCGACTGCCGCACCGACGGCACCGGCGCCACCCGCGACCTGACGCTGGCGCAATTGCAGGCGCTCGACATCGGCCATGGCTACACCGCCGACGGCGGCAAGACTTTTCCCTTGCGCGGCAAGGGCATCGGCAAGATGCCGACGGTCGAGGACGGCCTCGCCGCGCTCCCCGTCCACCCGATCCTGTTCAACTTCAAATCGAAGAACCCGCGCGAGGCCGACCAGCTGTTCGCGATCATCAAGGCCTCCGGCCGCGACAGCCAGGAACTCGGCGACGCCTTTTACGGCCACCAAGGCCCGGTGAAGCGGATGCGCCAATTGCTCCCCGCCAACTGGTCGTTCGACCTCAAGCGCGAGGCGATGCCGTGCACCAAGGATTATGTCGCCTATGGCTGGACCGGCATCGTCCCCGCCAGCTGCCGGAACGGCGTCCTGGCGATCCCGATCAATTACCAATGGGCGTTCTGGGGCTGGCCCGACCGGCTGATCGCCCGCATGGACAGCGTCGGCGCGCGCGTCATCGTCTTCGGCCCTTATGAACGCGGCAAATCGAACGAAGGCCTGACCACCCCCCAGCAACTCGCCAAAATCCCGGCCAGCTTCAACGGCTATATCTGGGTCGAAGACATTCGCGCAGTCGGCCCGGCGCTGCGGCCGCGGCAGAAATGA
- the ileS gene encoding isoleucine--tRNA ligase — translation MTDSTPPAEQRDYRDTVFLPKTDFPMKAGLPQKEPLILAKWLQDNLEGQIRAARKGREQFILHDGPPYANGDMHIGHALNHILKDMVVRTQTLKGKDAPYVPGWDCHGLPIEWKVEEQYRKKKLNKDEVPVEEFRAECRAYAQHWVDTQREQLKRLGIGGDWDHPYLTMDYEAEATIVRELLKFAANDMLYRGAKPVMWSPVEKTALAEAEIEYEDIVSTQIDVAFEITDSPIEELKGAYAVIWTTTPWTIPVNQALAYGPKINYSILPLDGQKYIVNTINVGDFLNRIAEGDHERLDKLIWQTVDSAGNFNCKEIEGADLAGTIARHPMHHLGGFFARPRPFLAGDFVTTDSGTGLVHMSPDHGEDDFDLCKANGIDPVFAVEGDGKYRADWGWLGGQGSVINPKFNAPDGPICTDLREAGGLLAASADYKHSYPHSWRSKAKVIYRCTPQWFVPMDRVMTHIEPKAPREQRWESEGGAINPAEEDLCAAPTLRQAAMHAIDRTRFVPEKGRNRIGSMVKDRPDWVLSRQRAWGVPITLFVDRKTGQYLNDPIVNDRIVAAVKAGGVDAWSDARAQEYLGDAYNAADYERIVDILDVWFDSGCTHAFVLESGRWPALVRHDGGTHSADLYLEGSDQHRGWFQSSLLESSGTRGQAPYKAVLTHGFTMDSKGFKMSKSLGNTISPIDLMRDYGADILRLWALSVDFTEDHRIGKEILTGVADQYRKLRNTFRYLLGALEGFTEEERIADVAAMPELERYMLSLLADLDAKMAQAVEDFDFNSYTRLLSDFCNEDLSAFYFDIRKDSLYCDIGPAAPLGTDKRRAYRTVLDTLFHALVRYAAPVLVFTSEEVWGTRYPDEGSVHLLEWPNLDTLLRHPREGGDPASSSAAAERDSRLRGNDELMERWTQFRALRSHVNEAIEPLRREKIVRSSLEAKVYLGNSGLDEDTEETFDLAELFISGDVDLMSLVDSGGETNSFSFREYGDGIMIGIARTTDHKCGRCWRHLPEVTEDGNLCNRCETVLNPA, via the coding sequence ATGACCGACAGCACGCCCCCCGCCGAGCAGCGCGATTACCGCGACACCGTCTTCCTGCCCAAGACCGACTTCCCGATGAAAGCCGGCCTGCCGCAGAAGGAGCCGCTGATTCTGGCGAAATGGCTGCAGGACAATCTGGAAGGGCAGATTCGCGCCGCCCGCAAGGGCCGCGAGCAGTTCATCCTCCACGACGGCCCGCCCTACGCCAATGGCGACATGCACATCGGCCATGCGCTCAACCATATCCTGAAGGACATGGTCGTCCGCACCCAGACGCTGAAGGGCAAGGACGCGCCCTATGTGCCCGGCTGGGACTGCCACGGCCTGCCGATCGAGTGGAAGGTCGAGGAGCAGTATCGCAAGAAAAAGCTCAACAAGGACGAGGTTCCGGTCGAGGAATTCCGCGCCGAATGCCGCGCCTATGCGCAGCATTGGGTCGACACCCAGCGCGAGCAGCTGAAGCGCCTCGGCATCGGCGGCGACTGGGACCATCCGTACCTCACGATGGATTATGAGGCCGAGGCGACCATCGTCCGCGAACTGCTCAAATTCGCCGCGAACGACATGCTCTATCGCGGCGCCAAGCCGGTGATGTGGTCGCCGGTCGAAAAGACCGCGCTCGCCGAAGCCGAGATCGAATATGAGGATATCGTCTCGACGCAGATCGATGTCGCGTTCGAGATAACGGACTCGCCGATTGAAGAGTTGAAGGGCGCTTACGCTGTTATCTGGACGACCACCCCATGGACGATCCCGGTGAACCAAGCTTTGGCCTATGGACCGAAAATCAACTATTCAATCCTCCCGTTGGACGGTCAGAAGTACATCGTGAACACGATCAACGTCGGCGATTTTCTTAATAGAATCGCAGAAGGCGACCATGAGCGCTTGGACAAGCTGATCTGGCAAACCGTCGATTCCGCGGGTAATTTCAACTGCAAAGAAATTGAGGGCGCCGATCTCGCCGGTACCATCGCCCGCCACCCGATGCACCATCTCGGCGGCTTCTTCGCGCGTCCGCGTCCCTTCCTCGCGGGCGATTTCGTCACCACCGACAGCGGCACCGGGCTCGTCCATATGTCGCCCGACCATGGCGAGGATGATTTCGACCTCTGCAAGGCGAACGGCATCGACCCCGTGTTCGCGGTGGAGGGCGACGGCAAATATCGCGCCGACTGGGGCTGGCTCGGCGGTCAGGGCAGCGTGATCAACCCGAAATTCAACGCCCCCGACGGCCCGATCTGCACCGACCTGCGCGAAGCCGGCGGGCTGCTCGCGGCGTCGGCCGACTACAAACACAGCTACCCGCACAGCTGGCGCTCGAAGGCGAAGGTCATCTATCGCTGCACCCCGCAATGGTTCGTGCCGATGGACCGGGTGATGACCCACATCGAGCCCAAGGCGCCGCGCGAGCAGCGCTGGGAAAGCGAAGGCGGCGCGATCAACCCCGCCGAGGAGGATCTGTGCGCCGCGCCGACCTTGCGGCAGGCCGCGATGCACGCGATCGACCGCACCCGCTTCGTCCCCGAAAAGGGCCGCAACCGCATCGGCAGCATGGTCAAGGATCGCCCCGACTGGGTGCTGTCGCGTCAACGCGCCTGGGGCGTGCCGATCACGCTCTTCGTCGACCGCAAGACCGGCCAATATCTCAACGACCCGATCGTCAACGACCGCATCGTCGCGGCGGTGAAGGCGGGCGGCGTCGACGCATGGAGCGATGCGCGCGCGCAGGAATATCTCGGTGATGCCTACAACGCCGCCGATTACGAGCGCATCGTCGACATTCTCGACGTGTGGTTCGATTCGGGCTGCACCCACGCCTTCGTGCTCGAAAGCGGCCGCTGGCCCGCGCTCGTCCGCCACGACGGCGGCACCCACAGCGCCGACCTCTATCTCGAAGGCAGCGACCAGCATCGCGGCTGGTTCCAGTCGTCCTTGCTCGAATCCAGCGGCACGCGCGGACAGGCGCCGTACAAGGCGGTGCTGACGCACGGCTTCACGATGGATTCCAAGGGCTTCAAGATGTCGAAGTCGCTCGGCAACACGATCAGCCCGATCGACCTGATGCGCGACTATGGCGCCGACATCCTGCGCTTGTGGGCGCTGAGCGTCGACTTCACCGAAGACCATCGCATCGGCAAGGAAATCCTGACCGGGGTCGCCGACCAGTATCGCAAGCTGCGCAATACGTTCCGCTATCTGCTGGGCGCGCTCGAAGGCTTCACCGAAGAAGAGCGCATTGCCGACGTCGCGGCGATGCCCGAACTCGAACGCTATATGCTCTCGCTGCTCGCCGACCTCGATGCCAAAATGGCGCAGGCGGTCGAGGATTTCGACTTCAACAGCTACACCCGCCTGCTGTCGGATTTCTGCAACGAAGACCTGTCGGCCTTCTACTTCGATATCCGCAAGGACAGCCTCTACTGCGACATCGGCCCCGCCGCGCCGCTCGGCACCGACAAGCGCCGCGCGTACCGCACCGTGCTCGACACGCTTTTCCATGCACTGGTGCGCTACGCCGCGCCGGTGTTGGTGTTCACCAGCGAAGAAGTGTGGGGGACGCGCTATCCCGACGAAGGCAGCGTACATCTGCTGGAGTGGCCCAACCTCGACACCCTCCTCCGTCATCCCCGCGAAGGCGGGGATCCCGCTTCTTCCAGCGCGGCCGCAGAGCGGGATTCCCGCCTTCGCGGGAATGACGAGTTGATGGAGCGTTGGACGCAGTTCCGAGCACTCCGGTCACACGTGAACGAGGCCATTGAGCCGCTTCGCCGCGAGAAAATCGTTCGGTCGAGTTTGGAAGCGAAAGTTTATTTGGGTAATTCTGGCCTTGATGAAGACACCGAAGAAACATTCGATCTGGCTGAACTCTTTATTTCGGGCGATGTCGATCTCATGTCGCTCGTCGATAGCGGCGGTGAGACCAATTCCTTTTCGTTTCGCGAATACGGTGATGGTATTATGATAGGAATTGCGCGCACCACCGACCACAAATGCGGCCGCTGCTGGCGCCACCTCCCCGAAGTTACCGAGGACGGCAACTTGTGCAATCGCTGCGAGACGGTATTGAACCCCGCATGA
- the dxs gene encoding 1-deoxy-D-xylulose-5-phosphate synthase has product MTDRPSTPLLDTVDVPADLRKLKPEDLRQFADELRAEMISAVGTTGGHLGSGLGVVELTTALHYVFDTPRDKIVWDVGHQCYPHKIITGRRDRIRTLRTGGGLSGFTKRSESEYDPFGAAHSSTSISAALGFAIANKLKNQPGRAIAVIGDGSMSAGMAYEAMNNAKQAGNRLIVILNDNDMSIAPPVGGLSAYLAKLVSSRPFIELREIARRFARKLPEPLHKAAKKTDEYARGMAMGGTLFEELGFYYVGPIDGHNLDHLIPILENVRDSDHGPVLIHAVTMKGKGYAPAEAAADKYHGVQKFDVITGEQAKAPPGPPQYQNVFGETLAKLADTDPRIVAITAAMPSGTGVDKFAKAHPTRSFDVGIAEQHAVTFAAGLAAQGMRPFCAIYSTFLQRAYDQVVHDVAIQNLPVRFAIDRAGLVGADGSTHAGSFDVTYLATLPNMVVMAAADEAELVHMTYTAAEYDAGPIAFRYPRGNGTGVALPEVPVKLEIGKGRVVRSGKTVAIFSLGTRLAEALKAADTLEARGLSTSVIDLRFAKPLDEELIRKTLASHEVCVTVEEGSVGGLGAHVLTLASDEGLIDAGLKLRTLRLPDAFQDQDKPELQYDAAGLNAPQIVDCVLKALRHNSAGVEEAGARA; this is encoded by the coding sequence ATGACCGACCGTCCGTCAACGCCGCTGCTCGACACGGTGGATGTCCCCGCCGACCTCCGCAAGCTGAAGCCCGAAGACCTCCGCCAGTTCGCCGACGAGCTGCGCGCCGAGATGATTTCGGCCGTCGGCACCACCGGCGGCCATCTGGGGTCGGGGCTGGGGGTCGTCGAGCTGACCACCGCGCTGCATTATGTGTTCGACACCCCGCGCGACAAGATCGTGTGGGACGTCGGCCACCAATGCTATCCGCACAAGATCATCACCGGGCGCCGCGACCGCATCCGAACTTTGCGCACCGGCGGCGGATTGTCGGGCTTCACCAAGCGCAGCGAGAGCGAATATGACCCGTTCGGCGCCGCGCACAGTTCGACCTCGATCAGCGCCGCGCTCGGGTTTGCGATCGCCAACAAGCTGAAGAATCAGCCGGGCCGGGCGATCGCGGTGATCGGCGACGGGTCGATGTCGGCGGGCATGGCCTATGAGGCGATGAACAATGCGAAGCAGGCGGGCAACCGGCTGATCGTCATCCTCAACGACAATGATATGTCGATCGCTCCCCCTGTTGGAGGACTCTCGGCCTATCTGGCGAAGCTGGTGTCGTCGCGGCCGTTTATCGAGCTGCGCGAAATCGCGCGGCGCTTTGCGCGCAAATTGCCCGAGCCGCTGCACAAGGCGGCAAAGAAGACCGACGAATATGCGCGCGGCATGGCGATGGGCGGCACCTTGTTCGAAGAACTGGGCTTTTATTATGTCGGGCCGATCGACGGGCATAACCTCGACCATCTGATCCCGATCCTGGAAAATGTCCGCGACAGCGACCATGGCCCGGTGCTGATCCATGCGGTGACGATGAAGGGCAAGGGCTATGCCCCCGCCGAGGCGGCCGCCGACAAATATCATGGCGTCCAGAAATTCGACGTCATCACCGGCGAACAGGCGAAAGCGCCGCCGGGACCGCCGCAGTATCAGAATGTGTTTGGCGAGACGCTGGCGAAGCTGGCCGACACCGACCCGCGCATCGTCGCGATCACCGCGGCGATGCCGTCGGGGACCGGCGTCGACAAATTCGCCAAGGCGCATCCGACGCGCAGCTTCGACGTCGGGATTGCCGAACAACATGCGGTGACCTTCGCGGCGGGCTTGGCGGCGCAGGGGATGCGGCCGTTCTGCGCGATCTATTCGACGTTCCTCCAGCGCGCCTATGATCAGGTCGTCCATGATGTAGCGATCCAGAACCTGCCGGTGCGTTTCGCGATCGACCGCGCCGGGCTGGTCGGCGCCGACGGATCGACCCATGCGGGCTCGTTCGACGTCACCTATCTGGCGACGCTGCCCAATATGGTGGTGATGGCGGCGGCCGATGAGGCCGAGCTGGTCCATATGACCTACACCGCCGCGGAATATGACGCGGGGCCGATCGCCTTCCGTTATCCGCGCGGCAATGGCACCGGCGTCGCGTTGCCCGAGGTTCCGGTGAAGCTGGAGATCGGCAAGGGTCGCGTCGTGCGCAGCGGCAAGACGGTGGCGATCTTCTCGCTTGGCACGCGATTGGCCGAGGCGTTGAAAGCCGCTGACACGCTGGAAGCGCGCGGGCTGTCGACGAGCGTCATCGATTTGCGTTTCGCCAAGCCGCTCGACGAAGAACTGATCCGCAAGACGCTGGCGAGCCACGAAGTGTGTGTGACGGTCGAGGAAGGCAGCGTCGGCGGGCTGGGCGCGCATGTGCTGACCTTGGCGAGCGACGAGGGGCTGATCGATGCCGGGCTGAAGCTGCGCACGCTGCGCCTGCCCGATGCGTTTCAGGACCAGGACAAGCCCGAACTGCAATATGACGCCGCGGGGCTGAATGCGCCGCAGATCGTCGATTGCGTGCTGAAAGCGCTGCGCCACAACAGCGCGGGGGTCGAGGAAGCGGGCGCGCGGGCTTAG
- a CDS encoding dipeptidase translates to MRRWLIALLLIVALAALAFFALAPGIIERGTNQIDDKPLPAVSERAKALHRTLTIVDLHSDTLLWKRDILDRADRGHMDLPRLQDGNVALQVLASTTKSPKGQNYDANSGDTDNITSLVIAQLQPVRTWNSLLERSLWHAEKLHRAVAASDGKLRAVATAADLDALVAARQGKPLTTGALLSIEGLHPLEGKLTNLDKLYAAGFRMAGLTHFFDNDLAGSMHGLKKGGLTPLGRQVVTAMEAKGMVVDIAHCSNACVADILKMARRPVVSSHGGVQATCKVNRNLSDEQIRGVAATGGLIGIGYWDAAICDTAPASIAKAMKHVRDLVGIQHVALGSDYDGATTVRFDTSKLAQVTQALIDAGFSDDEIRAAMGGNAVRVLRAGLVPLTPPVP, encoded by the coding sequence ATGCGCCGCTGGCTGATCGCACTCCTGCTCATCGTCGCCCTCGCCGCGCTCGCCTTTTTCGCGCTCGCCCCCGGGATTATCGAGCGCGGTACCAACCAGATCGACGACAAGCCGCTCCCCGCAGTCAGCGAACGCGCCAAAGCGCTGCACCGAACGCTGACGATCGTCGATCTGCACAGCGACACATTGCTGTGGAAGCGCGACATTTTGGATCGTGCGGATCGGGGCCATATGGACCTGCCGCGGCTGCAGGACGGCAATGTCGCGCTACAGGTCCTCGCCAGCACGACCAAATCGCCCAAGGGGCAGAATTACGACGCCAACAGCGGCGATACCGACAATATCACCAGCCTGGTGATCGCACAGCTTCAGCCGGTCCGGACGTGGAACTCGCTGCTCGAACGGTCGCTGTGGCATGCCGAAAAGCTGCACCGCGCGGTCGCGGCGTCGGACGGCAAGCTGCGCGCGGTCGCCACCGCCGCCGATCTCGACGCGCTGGTCGCGGCGCGCCAGGGCAAGCCGCTGACCACCGGCGCGCTGCTCAGCATCGAAGGGCTGCACCCGCTCGAAGGCAAACTCACCAATCTCGACAAACTCTACGCCGCGGGCTTCCGCATGGCGGGGCTCACCCATTTCTTCGACAATGATCTCGCCGGGTCGATGCACGGTCTCAAGAAGGGCGGCCTCACCCCGCTCGGGCGGCAGGTCGTCACCGCGATGGAAGCCAAGGGCATGGTCGTCGACATCGCGCATTGCTCGAACGCCTGCGTCGCCGACATATTAAAAATGGCGCGCCGCCCCGTCGTCTCCAGCCATGGCGGGGTGCAGGCGACGTGCAAGGTCAACCGCAACCTCAGCGACGAACAGATCCGCGGCGTCGCGGCGACCGGCGGCCTGATCGGCATCGGTTACTGGGACGCCGCGATCTGCGACACCGCGCCCGCCAGCATCGCCAAGGCGATGAAGCATGTCCGAGACCTCGTCGGCATCCAGCACGTTGCGCTCGGCAGCGATTATGACGGCGCCACCACCGTCCGCTTCGACACCTCGAAACTGGCACAGGTGACGCAGGCGCTGATCGACGCCGGGTTCAGCGACGACGAGATTCGCGCCGCGATGGGCGGCAATGCGGTGCGGGTACTGCGCGCGGGGCTGGTTCCGCTGACGCCGCCCGTGCCGTGA
- a CDS encoding bifunctional riboflavin kinase/FAD synthetase codes for MIRLDGHARIADPLRGGVIALGNFDGFHAGHQAVVGRAVRHARDEGRPAIVATFDPHPVRFFKPDVPPFRLTTLDQRQELFAAAGADAMLVLPFDAALAGTSAEDFITGLLLTRYGAAGVVTGSDFVFGKGRGGDVVTLADHARRLGFFTEMVAPVEDDAVISSSRIREALQAGDCATAARLLTRPFTVRGTVEHGDKNGRLLGFPTANIDMGNYLRPAYGIYAVTGRLPDDRVLKGAANLGIRPSFDPPKELLEPHFFDFAEDLYGQDIDVAFHAFIRPEAKYDSMDALMAQIARDCDAAKSLLVDI; via the coding sequence ATGATCCGCCTCGACGGCCACGCCCGCATCGCCGACCCGCTGCGCGGCGGCGTCATCGCGCTCGGCAATTTCGACGGCTTTCATGCCGGGCACCAGGCGGTCGTCGGCCGCGCCGTCCGCCATGCGCGCGACGAGGGCCGCCCGGCGATCGTCGCGACCTTTGACCCGCATCCGGTGCGCTTCTTCAAACCCGACGTCCCGCCCTTTCGCCTCACGACACTCGACCAAAGGCAGGAATTGTTCGCCGCGGCGGGCGCCGACGCGATGCTCGTCCTGCCCTTCGACGCCGCGCTCGCGGGAACCTCCGCCGAGGATTTCATCACCGGCCTGCTGCTGACACGCTACGGCGCCGCCGGGGTCGTCACCGGCAGCGACTTCGTGTTCGGCAAGGGCCGCGGCGGCGATGTCGTCACCCTCGCCGACCACGCCCGTCGCCTTGGCTTCTTCACCGAAATGGTCGCCCCGGTCGAGGACGACGCGGTCATCTCGTCCAGCCGCATCCGCGAGGCGCTGCAGGCGGGCGACTGCGCCACCGCGGCGCGCCTGCTCACCCGCCCCTTCACCGTGCGCGGGACGGTCGAGCACGGCGACAAGAATGGCCGCCTGCTCGGCTTTCCCACCGCCAACATCGACATGGGCAACTACCTTCGCCCTGCCTACGGCATCTATGCGGTGACCGGCCGCCTGCCGGATGACCGCGTCCTGAAAGGCGCCGCCAACCTCGGCATCCGCCCCAGCTTCGATCCGCCCAAGGAATTGCTCGAACCGCATTTCTTCGACTTTGCCGAGGATCTGTACGGGCAGGACATCGACGTCGCCTTCCACGCCTTCATCCGGCCCGAGGCGAAATATGACAGCATGGACGCGCTGATGGCGCAGATCGCGAGGGATTGCGACGCGGCGAAATCCTTGCTCGTCGACATCTAA
- a CDS encoding MipA/OmpV family protein: protein MPDLTPLFRLVRRTGTLPLFATLAFTGFAAAPASAADAPLPADLTAPGDAASSLEADQPARYVQDSSDLDENILLPAARDDDADGERKWSRDYIAVAGGLLNSPDYNGSDDRRILPAFYVRGRVSGYSFSTRGTNFQVDLIRHRRGQKTDFKFGPIISLRADRSGSVKDPQVDALGKRKAAIEAGFFTGVTHTGVITSAYDQIGFRLVALKDISGRHGSWAASPTIDYGTPLSKRAFIGISASVNFYGKGFGRYYYDIDPVGSAASGLPVYTGAGTKATAGKYTLGMAGAYALSGDLRKGFVMIGGAQYGRLLSRYADSPIVKDVGSADQWLFGGGLAYQF, encoded by the coding sequence ATGCCCGATTTGACGCCGCTCTTTCGTCTGGTTCGCCGGACCGGCACGCTTCCGCTTTTCGCAACGCTCGCCTTCACGGGCTTCGCTGCCGCCCCGGCGTCGGCCGCCGATGCGCCGCTGCCCGCCGACCTGACCGCGCCCGGCGATGCCGCATCGAGCCTCGAAGCCGATCAGCCCGCGCGCTACGTGCAAGACAGCAGCGACCTCGACGAAAATATCCTGCTCCCCGCGGCGCGCGACGACGATGCAGATGGCGAACGCAAATGGTCGCGCGACTATATCGCGGTCGCTGGCGGCTTGCTCAACTCGCCCGACTACAACGGCTCTGACGATCGCCGCATCCTGCCCGCCTTTTATGTGCGCGGGCGGGTCAGCGGTTATTCCTTTTCGACTCGCGGCACCAATTTCCAGGTCGACCTGATCCGCCATCGCCGCGGACAAAAGACCGATTTCAAGTTCGGCCCGATCATCAGCCTGCGCGCCGACCGCTCCGGCAGTGTCAAGGATCCGCAGGTCGATGCGCTCGGCAAGCGAAAGGCGGCGATCGAGGCGGGCTTTTTCACCGGGGTCACCCACACGGGCGTCATCACCAGCGCCTATGACCAGATCGGCTTTCGCCTCGTCGCGTTAAAGGACATATCGGGCCGCCACGGCAGTTGGGCAGCGTCGCCGACGATCGATTATGGCACCCCGCTGTCGAAACGCGCCTTCATCGGCATATCCGCGTCGGTCAATTTTTACGGCAAGGGTTTTGGCCGCTATTATTACGACATCGATCCGGTCGGCAGCGCCGCGAGCGGCCTGCCCGTCTACACCGGTGCCGGGACCAAGGCGACGGCGGGCAAATATACGCTGGGAATGGCGGGCGCCTATGCGTTGTCGGGCGACCTTCGCAAGGGGTTCGTGATGATCGGCGGCGCCCAATACGGCCGCCTGCTGTCACGCTACGCCGATTCGCCGATCGTGAAGGACGTCGGCAGCGCCGACCAATGGCTGTTCGGCGGCGGGCTGGCGTATCAGTTCTGA